TATTTAACGCCGTTTTTTGCGCCTTTTGCACCCGGACTTTATGCGCTTCAGCAAGGGTCGTGGTTTTGCTGGTTTTGACGCACTGCGTTTTGCGTCCTTTACGGGTGGTGCATTTTTCTGTCACAACGCGGGAGGCGGTTTGCGTGGTGCGGGTCGCGCTGCGGGAGGAAGTTTTGCTTTTCTTGCTGGAGGTGGCTGGCTGTGTTTTAGCGAGGCTACTTTTTTTGCTGCTGCTCTTTTTGCTGGTAGTGCTTTTTTTCGTGCTCTCTTTTTTGCTGGTTTTACTGGTGCTGCTTTTTTTCTTAGGTTCGGTTGCTTTCGCCAGATGCGTTTTATGGGCGGCAGAAGGCCGCGCCTGCTCTGAGGCGTTTGCCACCGGCGTGAAGGTGAGAGATGAAAACAGCAAAGCACAGAGCGTGATCGAGAATTTATTTATTCGCGCCACTGGGCATTCCCCTGGTAATCGCAGGATATAAATAACCCTGCGTATGATTTACAAAACTCGTCGATTCTAATCTATAAAAAGGCCCGACGTTAATAAACTTTTTGCATCTAAAACTGTGTTTCGTTAGCAAGTGCAAAAATATCAGAATTTCACAGGGGCATTCTGTACATTAGCTGTGCAAAACCGCAGCTAATCTCGCGATAAGGTATGTTGTGAATGCATCTTTAAAGGACGCGCGGTAAAATCATAAAGGTGACGAAAATGTTATTTTCCGTAGTCGGCCTGAAACGCTACAATGTCAGACTATTGCCGTAACAGAAGTAAAAGGAAGCAAAACATGAGCACTACTATTGAAAAAATTCAGCAACAAATCGCTGAAAACCCGATCCTGCTGTACATGAAAGGTTCTCCGAAACTGCCAAGCTGTGGTTTCTCCGCTCAGGCGGTCCAGGCGCTGTCTGCCTGTGGCGAACGTTTTGCTTACGTTGATATTCTGCAGAACCCGGATATCCGCGCTGAGCTGCCAAAATACGCTAACTGGCCGACCTTCCCGCAGCTGTGGGTTGACGGTGAACTGGTTGGCGGTTGCGACATCCTGATTGAGATGTATCAGCGTGGCGAACTGCAACAGCTGATCAAAGAGACGGCTGCGAAATACAAATCAGAAGAGCCAGGCGCCGAATAATTCCGCGTCCCGGTAAATAAAAAAGCGACCCTGAGGTCGCTTTTTTTATGCGTTGTTCTCGGCGTCCGGCAGCGGCCAGCCGCCGAGGCGTTTCCAGCGGTTAACGATTTCACAAAACAACTCCGCCGTGCGCTCGGTGTCATAAAGCGCCGAATGCGCCTGGGTACCGTCAAAATCGATACCGGCGGTAATACAGGCTTTAGAGAGGACGGTCTGCCCCAGCGCCAGTCCGCTTAAGGCGGCGGTATCGAAGGTCACAAACGGATGGAACGGGTTGCGCTTGAGCGATGCGCGCTCGGCGGCAGCCATCATAAAACTGTGATCGAAGGTAGCATTGTGCGCCACCATGATCGCGCGGTTACAGTTCTGGTCTTTCATTCCCTTGCGCACCATTTTGAAGATGGCATGCAGCGCGTCATATTCACTCACTGCCCCACGCAGCGGGTTATGGGGATCGATGCCATTAAACGCCAGCGCCTCAGGCTGCAGGTTCGCCCCTTCGAAAGGTTCGACGTGAAAGTGCAGCGTGGAGTCCTGCAGCAAATTGCCCTGTTCATCCATTTTCAACGTGATGGCGGCAATTTCCAGCAGCGCATCGGTTTTGGCATTAAATCCAGCGGTTTCGACATCTATCACAACAGGATAAAAACCACGAAAACGGTCGCACAGACCGGTAAGTTGAGCGTTATCGGACATCTGGATCTCTTACAAGGGGAAAAAAGCAGTGCGCATTATGGCAAATTTCGCAATGAGATGCAGTAAAACAACGGGCGCATTGCGCGCCCGTTACAATCAGTTGCCCAGACCGCGACCGGCGTCTTTGGCTTCAATCAGTTCGATTTTGTAACCGTCCGGATCTTCAACGAAGGCAATCACCGTGGTGCCGCCCTTAACCGGACCCGCTTCACGGGTGACGTTGCCGCCGTTGCTGCGAATGCGCTCGCAGGCTTCTGCGGCGTTATCCACTTCCAGCGCAATGTGACCGTAGGCGGTACCCAGCTCGTAGCTATCCACACCCCAGTTGTAGGTGAGTTCGATAACCGCTTCTTCGCTCTCTTCGCCGTAACCCACGAAGGCGAGGGAGTATTTGTACTCCGGGTTTTCGCTGGTGCGCAGCAGGGACATGCCCAGCACGTTGGTGTAAAACTCGATGGAACGTTGCAGATCGCCAACGCGCAGCATGGTGTGAAGTAGGCGCATATTATCCTCTTAGCTTTTTATCATCTTGAACAGAAACGATGTTTTAGTATAGCGGCGAATTGTCGCCGCTATCAATGAAGGGATTATAAAGAGGGATAATCGGTATAACCTTCTGCGCCGCCACCGTAGAAGCTCTCCGGACGCTGCGGGTTCAGCTCGGCTTTGTGCTTCAGGCGGGCCACCAGATCCGGGTTGGCGATGTAGGCGCGGCCAAAGGCCACGGCATCAATCAGCCCTTTGTTGATCAGATCTTCGGCTTTCTCCGGCGTGTACGCGCCCGCGCCGATAATCACGCCCGGGAAGCGGTCACGCACTTTCTGACGGAAGGCATCAGAATACGGTTCACCGCCGGCCCAGTCTGGCTCGGACATGTGCAGATAGGCGATGCCGCGTTTGGCCAGCTCTTCGATCAGGTACAGGGCGTCGGCTTCTTCGTTCGGGCCGTTATCCACGTTCTGGAAAGAGCCAATCGGCGAGACGCGGATCCCGATGCGATCTGCGCTCCACTCTTTCGAGACGGCATCAACCACTTCCAGCACCAGACGGGCGCGGTTCTCAACGCTGCCGCCGTACTGGTCGTTACGCTGGTTAGAAGACGGCGACAGGAACTGGTGCAGCAGATAGCCGTGGGCAGAGTGCAGCTCAACCAGGTCGAAACCGGCTTCGCGGGCATTGGCTACCGCCTGGCGGAAATCGTTAACGATCCCCGGGATTTCGTCCAGCTCCAGTGCGCGCGGGGTGGTGGTATCCGCACGGGTCGCATTGCCGTTTTCGTCACGCAGAGAGGTGCGGGTACCGGCGTTCAGGGCAGAGGCAGACACCGGCGCCTGACCGCCAGGCTGAAGGCTGCTGTGGGAGATGCGGCCGGTGTGCCACAGTTGCACCGCGATGCGGCCATCTTCGGCATGCACGCCGTCGGTAATTTTCTTCCAGGCGGCGATCTGCTCCGGGCTGTGCAGACCAGGTGCGCCAGCATAGCCTTTGGCCTGGGCAGAGATCTGCGTGGCTTCAGAGATGATCAGGCCCGCGCTGACGCGCTGACGATAGTATTCACCCATCAGCGGGGTCGGGATATCGCCCGGCTCAATGCTGCGCAGACGGGTGAGGGGGGCCATAAAGACACGGTTGGGTGCTTCGATCGCGCCCACTTTGAGCGAGGTAAATAATTTTTCGGCTGACATAGTGACTCCTGAGTAGACCGGTCGTCTAGTGATTCGATAAATAAAAACGCCTGTTAATTGCCAGGCGTAGCAATGATGTTCTTAACATGATCCAGCGCGCTCTCCAGCGGCAGCGCGCTGCGGGACATTTTGGCCTGCAGGTTGGCGCCCAGCCACAGGGAATAAAGTACCTGCGCCTGGGTGAGCGGTTCGCCGATGAAGGTCAGGGATTTTTCTTCCCGCCCCTTCGCCAGCGCCTGCGCCAGCAGGGTGATAACACCCGTGGCCCCTTTATCCATCGCCGTGCGCATATCTTCAGAGAGATCGCACACTTCGGCAGAAAGTTTTACCGTCAGGCAGCCGCTGATAATGCCCTGCGCGCAGAACTGGGTCAGCGTCTCCTGATAATAAGCCAGAACACGATCGCGACAGTTGCCCTTGCCGCTGGCGAAATGGCTGGCCAGACGCTGATGGTAGCCCGCATAGTGGCGCTCCAGCAGGGCCACGCCAAACGCCTCTTTGGAGCGGAAGTAGTGATAAAACGACCCCTTCGGCACATCGGCGGTTTTCAGCAGCTCGCTCAGACCCATCCCGGTAAACCCGCGGTGCATGCAAAGACGCTCGCCGGTCGCAAGGAGATGTTCGCGTGTATCGTGTTCAGTATGCTTGTTCATGTCGTCAATGTAGTAGACCAATCGGTCTAATGCAAGCCTTATGTTCGACGACAGTGGGTAAGCAGATCCATTTGCGACTGATAAACCGAGGTCTGGATATTCATCATCCCCAGCACCGTGGAGAAGAGGTTGTCCTGCGACACCGCCTCTTTCGCCGCCTGGTCGCGCAGGCACTGCTCGTCCACGCCAAAGTTCTTTTTATAATCCTGCGACAGCCAGAACATAAACGGAATGTGCGTCTGCTGTTCCGGGGCCAGCATGTACGGCGTGCCGTGCAGATAGAGTCCGTTTTCCCCCAGCGATTCGCCGTGATCCGAGAGATAGACCAGCGCCGTATTCATCGTCGCCTGACGCGCTTTCAGGGCGTCGATGGTTTTACTCAGCACGCTGTCGGTGTACAGAATGGTGTTGTCATAGGTGTTTATTAGCGCCTGATGATCGCAGTCCTGGATCTGGTTTGTGTCGCAGGTTGGGGTGAATTTGCGGTACTGCTCCGGATAGCGCTCGTAGTAGGCCGGACCGTGGCTGCCCATCAGGTGGATCACCAGCACCGTATCCTGCTTCAGGCCATCAAGCGTGTCGTTCAGCCGATAGAGGTTAACGTCGTCAATGCAGGATTTGTCCTTACAGAACTGATCCAGCTTCCACTGCGTCATGTCGGTGTGCGGGATGCGGTTGCAGGCACCTTTACACCCGCCGTCGTTATCCCGCCACAGCAGGTTGACCCCGGCGTGGCCCAGCACATCCAGCAGCCCTTCCTGATGATGGGCAAGGTCGGCATCGTATTTTTTGCGCGGCATGCCCGAGAACATGCAGGGCACGGAGACGGCGGTTTCGGTACCGCAGGAGGAGGCCTGCGGGAAGTTAATCACGTTCTGCTTTTCAAGTTCAGGATTGGTATCGCGACCATAGCCGTTAAGGGAGTAGTTTTCCGCCCTGGAGGCTTCACCGACCACCAGCACCAGCACGGTCTTTTTCTGCTGCGCCATCAGCACCGGGCCTTTACGCGCGTCTTCACCGAGACGGATTAAGGTCTGGTCGCCTGCGAACCAGCGCGCCTTGCTGTACTTGGCGATGGCGCTGACGTAGTTGGCTGGCGTCACCATTTTGACGATGCCTTTGTTATTGCGAAACAGCGAGGCGTAGTCTTTATAGAAGACCGCCGCCACCAGAATAATCACCACCAGGCTTGCGAGGATAGCCGCCACGCGCATCAACAACGTCTGCCACCACTTACCTGGACGGATGCGGATCATCGCCAGCACGACGGCAGGCACCAGACCGGCGACGGCCAGCCACAGCAGCAGCTGAGGCGTGATCAGCGCCGTCGCTTCCTGGGAGTTGGTCTCGAAGACGTTGACCATCATATTCTGGTCAATCACCGCCCCGTAGGTAAACATAAACCAGGTCGCCGCCGCGCAGCCGAGGGTAAGCACCACCAGCAGCGGTTTGCGGATCAACGGGATGTTCAGAATGCTGAAAACGATAACCCAGCCGCAGAACAGCACCAGCGGCACGGTAAGGGCGAAAAGAAAATCATGCAGCCGGGCCGGGGAGATCACCTGCCAGCTGCGGTGAATAAAGAGGGCGTTTAACAGGGTAAACAGCAGTGCGCAGCCCAGCGTAAATTTCGTGTCGTTACACTGTAACTTTTTGAGGGTCAGCATCATCATTAAAACCAGGGATTATTTTGATGAGGCGAGTATAAAGAGCGAAGATTAGTGAAACCTTAATGCCACAATTCTGTGGTTGACCTCTTGCGTAACCCCGGCTTAAGGTCTTCACTTTACTAAATCTTGGGTCCGGGGAGGTACGTGTGGCTGAACAACTGGAGTTCTTTCCTGTCCAGAGCCCGTGCCGGGGTATTTGCCAGTCGGACGAGCGCGGATTTTGTCGCGGCTGTATGCGCAGCCGGGAAGAGCGCTTTAACTGGCAGTCCATGAGCGACGCCCAGAAACAGGAGATCCTGCGCCTGTGCCGCCAGCGTCTTTTGCGCAAATTGCGCGCAAACAAGCCCCCCGAAGCCGAAGAACCGCAGCAGCCCTCACTGTTTTAGCCCCGTAAACGCGTATACTCTCCGCAGATTTTTTTAAAGGAAATAACTATGGTTCAGCGTATTACCCTTGCCCCGCAGGGCCCGGAGTTTTCCCGTTTTGTGATGGGCTACTGGCGTCTGATGGACTGGAACATGTCCGCCCAACAGCTGGCGAGCTTTATTGAAGAGCATCTGGATCTGGGGATCACTACCGTCGATCACGCCGATATTTATGGCGGCTACCAGTGTGAAGCGGCCTTCGGCGAGGCGATGAAGCTCTCCCCGGCGCTGCGCCAGCGGATGGAGATCGTCACCAAGTGCGGGATCGCCACCACCGCGAAGTCAGAGCATGCCCTCGGCCACTATATTACCGACCGCGACCACATTGTTCGCAGCGCCGAGCAGTCTCTCACCCATCTGGCGACCGATTACCTTGACCTGCTGCTGATCCACCGTCCCGACCCGCTGATGGATGCCGATGAGGTTGCTGAAGCCTTCCTCGCCCTGCATCAGAGCGGCAAGGTGCGCCACTTTGGCGTTTCTAACTTTACCCCGGCCCAGTTCGCGCTGCTGCAGTCGCGTCTGCCGTTTACGCTCGCGACCAACCAGGTTGAGATTTCGCCGGTTTATCAGCCGCTGCTGCTGGACGGCACCCTCGATCAGCTGCAGCAGCTGCGCATCCGCCCGATGGCCTGGTCCTGCCTCGGCGGTGGACGTCTGTTCAACGATGAATCCTTCCAGCCGCTGCGCGATGAGCTGGCGCAGGTGGCTCAGGAGCTGAACGCCGAAACCATCGAGCAGGTGGTATATGCGTGGATTTTACGCCTGCCATCCCAGCCGCTGCCGATCATCGGTTCCGGCAAAATCGAGCGCGTGCGTTCGGCGCTGGCGGCAGAGCAGCTGAACATGACCCGTCAGCAGTGGTTCCGCATCCGTAAAGCCGCGCTGGGTTACGACGTGCCGTAATTCTCTATTTATCTGACTTTCCGGTTAAAACCTTGCCCCTGGTATAAACTTAAGGGGCAAAAAATAACCAAGGAGGTCATATGAAGCGATTTACTCTGGCAGTGTTGACGCTGGTGGTGTGCGCAGGTGCGCAGGCCGCCAGCGAAGAAGTCAAGATGAACCTCGTCACCTCTCAGGGGATCGGCCAGTCCATCGGGACGGTGAAAATCACCGAAACCGATAAAGGCCTGGAGTTTTCCCCGGATCTCAAAGCCCTCCCGCCGGGCGAACACGGTTATCACGTTCACGCCAAAGGCTCCTGCGAACCCGCCATGAAGGACGGCAAACCCTCCGCCGCTGAGGCCGCAGGCGGCCACCTCGATCCTCATAACACCGGTAAACATGAAGGGCCGGAGGGCATGGGCCACTTAGGCGATCTCCCCGCGCTGGTGGTGAATAACGACGGTAAAGCCACCGACCCGGTCGTCGCCCCGCGCCTCAAAAAGCTGGATGAGGTGAAGGGCAAGGCACTGATGATCCACGTCGGCGGCGATAATATGTCGGATCAGCCAAAACCGCTTGGCGGTGGCGGGGCGCGTTACGCCTGCGGGGTGATCTGATCGCTCAGGGTGCCCGGCGCGGGCGCCTGTTCCAGCTGGGATAGCGAGCAGTGCAGTCGCCAGATCAGGGCTGCCAGCTCCTGCCCGGCCGGTTGCGGATGATGGGCCAGGGCATCACAGATGCGCTGAAGCTCGTCCAGGGTGGTGGCAAGGGGGCGCTGCTGGACGCCGCGCTCGCTCATGATGTCACGCAGCAGCGATACCGCGACGTCACGCACCCGGGAGAGCGGATCTGAGCGTGTCTCCCAGTCGCGAAGCTGCCAGACCACGTGGCTGCAGTTGAGCAATACCACGCCCCAGCGCAGCAGCCAGCGTCGCGCGAGCGCATCCTGGCTGCTGTTCAGCTGGTTCACATGGTGATAGACCAGCGATTCGTATCCATTCTCGCTCAGCCGCGGCCTGCGGCTGAGCTGATCGACAAATCCCCGCCGCAGCTCCCGGATGTGACGACGGCTTTTCCGCGCGTCCGATCCCGGGCGCAGCACCGCAAAGGCCAGCCACGTCAGCCCCACGCCCAGAATTTTTGCCAGATCGTCATTGAGGAAATCGGCAAAGTCATACACCGGCGGGTTGGTCACCGAAATAAATGACCCCATAAACACAATCAGCTGACCCCACAGACCGGCCATGGCGGGCATCTGCTGCTTCAGCAGCTGCATGGTGGTCAGGAGCGGGAACAGAAACAGCAGGAACAGCCACAGATCCGAGATCTGCACCATCAGGCCAAACTTAACCACAAAGCTGAACAGCGACAGCAGAACCAGGGTACGCAGCAGCAGGGTGAGCGAGTTAAACGGCGAGGCCGCCACCGAATAGAGCACGCTGCTGATCGCCGCCAGGGTCAGAGCCGCTCCCCCGGCATCCCACTGGGCGGCAATGGTCCAGGCCCCCACCAGACTCAGGGCGCAGAAGGTGCGAAAGCCACTCCACAGCGCTTCAAGATTATCGGTATGGCGCGCCAGCGCCGGACTGCGGGGCACCGCAAACTCGGTAATCGGGGTGGCCATTTCCACAGCTTTAATCCAGCGGCTGCTGCGCAAATAGAGGCGGCTAAAGTAAATCAACCGCTGCCAGAAGGCGCGATGGCGATAATCGGCGCTATTTTCCGGCCTGAGCGGGGCGATAATCCGCGCCACGGTATAGAAGTCGGACTCTGGTCGGGCAAGGGCGGCGAGCAGCTGGTCGATGACCTCACGGGTGTGGGCGGGCGGGTTGGGCCAGTTCAACAGCATGCGGCGCAGGCTTGAGATGGCGCTGGTCATCCGCAGCTGCTGGTGAAGAAGATAGTTGAGCAGGGCATTCTGGCGGCGAAAACGGTAGTGGCTCCAGAAGGCCTGAATGCGCAGCAGGTTCATGGTCAGGATCTGGGCGATCACCTTCTCATGGGCCAGGCGAATGGCATCGTTGCTCTCGGGCTGCCACAGCAGGCTGGCGTGCTCCAGAAGCCTGCTGTGCATGGTTTTCAGCGCGGTAATCAGGGCGGTGCCGTCGGAGGTGCTGGGGAGGATCATCATCATCACCCCGCCGCTGAGAATACCGATAATAACTTCGCACACCCGGGCCTGGGCGATATCCCACAGCTGGGTGGTGTCGAGGATATCGATGACCGGGAAGGCGATGATCGCCGCGGTATAACCGGCAAGCTGGAAGGCGTAGGCGACGTTGTTGGTGAAATGGGCGCAGGCCCAGGTACAGACGGCGAGCCAGGCAGCCATGCTGAACAGAAACAGCCAGGGATCGTTGAGCGTATGCCCGGCAATAATCAGCGCCGCCGTTGCGCCAAGCAGGCTGCCCGCCACGCGGCCGAGACTTTTACTGATTACGCCGCCCACGGTCGGGAAGCTGACCACCGCCGCCGAGGTCATCGCCCAGTAGGGTTCATCCAGGTTGAGACAGTAGGCGACGGTCAGGGCCAGGCACATCGCTATCCCGTTGCGCAGGGCATAGCGCCACTGCGCCGGGGACGCTTTAATCCACGGCAGGTTGTGCCAGTTCACGGCGCGGTGCCGATGGAAACGGTGCAGGTGGTGCCGGAGACCAGGTTCAGGTCCGCTGGCAGCTGGTCAAAAGCGATGCGCACCGGGATGCGCTGCGCCAGCCGCACCCACGGGATATTAGGCTTAACGTCCGGCACCAGGCCAGAGTCGGTCTCCACGCTCTGATCGTAGATGGCGCGACCGATACTGGATACGTGACCCTGTAACCTTTGCGAACCGCTGTAGAGGACAATCTGCGCTGGCGCACCCTCACGGATATGCCGGAGCTTGGTCTCTTCGAAATAGCCCACCACGTAAAAGGAGTGGCTATCGACCAGGGCAAACACCGGCTAGCCGGTGGTGGCATAATCGCCCACGCGGGTGGAGAGATTGGTCACCCAGCCGTCTACCGGGGCTTTAACCACCGTCTGGGTCAGCTGCCACTGGGCCTGTTTGAGGGTTGCTTCGGCTACCGCCACGCTGGCCTGCATCGCCTTGACGTTAATGTTGGCGGTATCCAGATCTTCTGCGGAGATATACTTTTGCGACAGATGGCGGCGACGGTTGGCTTCGTTATTGGCTTTTGCCAGGTCGGACTGGGCTTTTGCCAGCTGGGCTTCGGCGTTCAGCACCGCAATATGGTAAGGCGTCTCATCAATCTGAAACAGCACCTCACCCGCATGCACAAACTGATTATCTTTAATCTTAAGAGTGGTAATGGTGCCGGAGACCTGGGGCGTTACGCTGACCTGTTCGGCGCGCACTTTTCCGTCCCGGGTCCAGGGTGACTGCATGTAATAGTTCCAGAGCCACCAGCCGGCAATCAGCGCCAGGGCCAGAACCAGCAATGATGAAAAATACTTAATTGTTTTCATAATGTTAGTCACCACACAATCAACAGAACCAGTCCCAGGCATACTGCCAGGACAAACAGTGAAAGATCCATCAGCATGGGATGCCAGATTTCACCGGAATAGATCCAGTCGCGCAGCAAGCGGTGGGTGACAAGCCAGAGAACAAAACCCAGCATCACCGCTTTAAACAGGGGAGGAAAGTAAACCGAGGCACCCACTATCAGATCCTGAAGCGGTAACCCCGTGGCGTTAAGCGTGAAATTCACGTGCCGGTTCCTTTGCAAATGGGGTAGTGGCCAAAAAGCGCGGCCGCATAACGCGCTGGGGCGTCATAACAAAGTGTAAAACAGACTGTCGTCAAGGTTGAATGCAGTATTGCATTTGTTTTGGCAATATAAATGCTGCACACTATTCTAAAATCAGTATAATAACTTAGCAAGCTAATTATAAGGAGATGAAATTGGAATCGCCATTAGGTTCTGATCTGGCCAGGTTAGTACGCATCTGGCGTGCTCTGATTGACCATCGCCTGAAACCTCTGGAATTGACACAGACGCATTGGGTCACGCTGCATAACATTCATCAGCTGCCGCCCGACCAGTCACAGATCCAACTGGCAAAAGCGATAGGCATCGAGCAGCCTTCACTGGTACGTACGCTCGATCAACTGGAAGAGAAGGGGCTGATTTCACGCCAGACCTGTGCCAGCGATCGTCGTGCCAAGCGGATTAAACTCACTGAAAAAGCGACCCCCATCATCACAGAGATGGAGGCGGTCATCAGCAAAACGCGCAGTGAAATCCTCAGTGGGATCTCACCTGCTGAACTGGAACTGCTGATCGCGCTGGTTGCCCGGCTCGAGCACAATATCAATGAGCTACAGTCCCGCGACTGACCTTTAAAAAAGCCTTGCTGATGCAAGGCTTTTTCTTTACCCAAACACCACCACCCGGTTACGCCCGGTCTCTTTCGCCTCGTACATCGCCTTGTCTGCGTACCCGACGCACTCTTCAGCGCTGATTTTCGACGTGGCGGTAAACACCCCCATACTGATGGTGATGGGCTCGGGAAGCTGCCCGTCGGTACTGGCTTTATCAAAGCTGCTCAGTTTTAAGCGGATCCGCTCTGCCACCTGGCGTGCCGCCTCGGGAGGCGTATGGGTTAACAGCAGGACAAACTCCTCTCCGCCGATGCGTGCCGCAACGTCCTGCGGCCGAACCGAATCCATCAGCAGCTGGGCGACAAACTGCAACACCTTATCTCCCTGCAGATGCCCGTAGCAGTCGTTGATGCGCTTAAAACGATCGAGATCGCTGACGATAACCGAGACCGGCTCCGTCGGTTTTACCGTGCGCAGGGCATGATTGAGGGTGTCATAAAAATAGCTGCGATTATAAAGCCGCGTCAGCGGATCGCGAATGGAGTTCTGATAAGACTGCTGATACTTCAGATGCGACTCGCGATAAAGATTAAAGACGTCATACAGCAGAACGAAAATAATCAGCAGCGTGGCGACGGCTTCAAATAACCGGGCGCGATACCAGGAGAGATCTTCCGCGTGCCCACCTAAAAACAGCATCGCAAGCGTGGCGATATAACAGATACATAAGAAGTTACCGCCAATCCAGAACAGGTTACGCACCCGCGTAATACTCATCAGAGTTGCTAATGAAATAACCCAGAGCGCAATAAGCGTGATGTTCGTTGGCTTTTTCCACAGCAACATATATTGCCGGGTTTCATTGTCAACCAGGTCTAATGTTAATAAAGGCGAGTTGCTGGAATAGAGCCAGGCCAGGATCAATATCAGAGCCGTGAAAATAAACATCCCGGAAATGACTGCCACATGGAAAGTGCGTGACAGCGAACGGTTGCGGAGAGCGAAAAGCACGGCCGAGACGATAAACAGCACGGCCATCAGCAGATGGCGGAACGTAAAGTAGATCATGGCGTCGTTGTAGTTAACGACGTCAAACTGATATAGATCCAGCCAGGCCGGGTAGCTGGAGAGTGTGCCCACCATCAGCAGAGCCGAACCGGCGAAGGCGAATGAAAAGGCCATCAGATATAACCGCATCCTGTCACACCAGTATTTCATCGCCATAAAACTGGCAATGAAAAGGTGGAACACCAGTAAAAAGATGGTGAGCATGGGAAACAAAAGCGGTGAAAACGAGGGGATCTTTTCCACCAGTTCATTAAACAGAGAATGTAAGATCCCGATGACAATAAAACAGCCCACAAAGAACTGAACATACTTGTTCTTAATATAATGATTTATCGCAAGCATATATAACTTTAAAATTAAAAATATCGAAGGATTTGCGAATAGTCTCATATGCGCAGGTGTAATACTTTGCGCAGGAACAAGAGATGGAAGTATTAAATATAAGTGCGGTGAATGTATTAAGTGAATATATTCACGTGAGTGCTACTAGAAGAGAACGGACGTGGTCAGGAGACCACGTCCATAACGTTATTAACGCGGAGAAACGGTAACCTGGCTGCCGTTGCTGGCCAGGACTACGCGTTGACCTGCCGCGAATCGGGTGTTGCCCTGCTTCTGGACCACCATAATGGTGCTACCGTCGTCCT
This DNA window, taken from Leclercia adecarboxylata, encodes the following:
- the grxD gene encoding monothiol glutaredoxin 4, translating into MSTTIEKIQQQIAENPILLYMKGSPKLPSCGFSAQAVQALSACGERFAYVDILQNPDIRAELPKYANWPTFPQLWVDGELVGGCDILIEMYQRGELQQLIKETAAKYKSEEPGAE
- the rnt gene encoding ribonuclease T codes for the protein MSDNAQLTGLCDRFRGFYPVVIDVETAGFNAKTDALLEIAAITLKMDEQGNLLQDSTLHFHVEPFEGANLQPEALAFNGIDPHNPLRGAVSEYDALHAIFKMVRKGMKDQNCNRAIMVAHNATFDHSFMMAAAERASLKRNPFHPFVTFDTAALSGLALGQTVLSKACITAGIDFDGTQAHSALYDTERTAELFCEIVNRWKRLGGWPLPDAENNA
- the eptA gene encoding phosphoethanolamine transferase EptA, whose amino-acid sequence is MLTLKKLQCNDTKFTLGCALLFTLLNALFIHRSWQVISPARLHDFLFALTVPLVLFCGWVIVFSILNIPLIRKPLLVVLTLGCAAATWFMFTYGAVIDQNMMVNVFETNSQEATALITPQLLLWLAVAGLVPAVVLAMIRIRPGKWWQTLLMRVAAILASLVVIILVAAVFYKDYASLFRNNKGIVKMVTPANYVSAIAKYSKARWFAGDQTLIRLGEDARKGPVLMAQQKKTVLVLVVGEASRAENYSLNGYGRDTNPELEKQNVINFPQASSCGTETAVSVPCMFSGMPRKKYDADLAHHQEGLLDVLGHAGVNLLWRDNDGGCKGACNRIPHTDMTQWKLDQFCKDKSCIDDVNLYRLNDTLDGLKQDTVLVIHLMGSHGPAYYERYPEQYRKFTPTCDTNQIQDCDHQALINTYDNTILYTDSVLSKTIDALKARQATMNTALVYLSDHGESLGENGLYLHGTPYMLAPEQQTHIPFMFWLSQDYKKNFGVDEQCLRDQAAKEAVSQDNLFSTVLGMMNIQTSVYQSQMDLLTHCRRT
- a CDS encoding TetR/AcrR family transcriptional regulator; the protein is MNKHTEHDTREHLLATGERLCMHRGFTGMGLSELLKTADVPKGSFYHYFRSKEAFGVALLERHYAGYHQRLASHFASGKGNCRDRVLAYYQETLTQFCAQGIISGCLTVKLSAEVCDLSEDMRTAMDKGATGVITLLAQALAKGREEKSLTFIGEPLTQAQVLYSLWLGANLQAKMSRSALPLESALDHVKNIIATPGN
- a CDS encoding aldo/keto reductase, whose protein sequence is MVQRITLAPQGPEFSRFVMGYWRLMDWNMSAQQLASFIEEHLDLGITTVDHADIYGGYQCEAAFGEAMKLSPALRQRMEIVTKCGIATTAKSEHALGHYITDRDHIVRSAEQSLTHLATDYLDLLLIHRPDPLMDADEVAEAFLALHQSGKVRHFGVSNFTPAQFALLQSRLPFTLATNQVEISPVYQPLLLDGTLDQLQQLRIRPMAWSCLGGGRLFNDESFQPLRDELAQVAQELNAETIEQVVYAWILRLPSQPLPIIGSGKIERVRSALAAEQLNMTRQQWFRIRKAALGYDVP
- the gloA gene encoding lactoylglutathione lyase yields the protein MRLLHTMLRVGDLQRSIEFYTNVLGMSLLRTSENPEYKYSLAFVGYGEESEEAVIELTYNWGVDSYELGTAYGHIALEVDNAAEACERIRSNGGNVTREAGPVKGGTTVIAFVEDPDGYKIELIEAKDAGRGLGN
- a CDS encoding C40 family peptidase, which gives rise to MARINKFSITLCALLFSSLTFTPVANASEQARPSAAHKTHLAKATEPKKKSSTSKTSKKESTKKSTTSKKSSSKKSSLAKTQPATSSKKSKTSSRSATRTTQTASRVVTEKCTTRKGRKTQCVKTSKTTTLAEAHKVRVQKAQKTALNKLMGQIGKPYRWGGSSPRTGFDCSGLVYYAYKDLVKFRIPRTANEMYHLRDASPVDRGELESGDLVFFRTRGRGTADHVGVYVGNGKFIQSPRTGQDIQITSLSEDYWQRHYVGARRVMKANTLR
- a CDS encoding DUF1289 domain-containing protein codes for the protein MAEQLEFFPVQSPCRGICQSDERGFCRGCMRSREERFNWQSMSDAQKQEILRLCRQRLLRKLRANKPPEAEEPQQPSLF
- a CDS encoding alkene reductase, with protein sequence MSAEKLFTSLKVGAIEAPNRVFMAPLTRLRSIEPGDIPTPLMGEYYRQRVSAGLIISEATQISAQAKGYAGAPGLHSPEQIAAWKKITDGVHAEDGRIAVQLWHTGRISHSSLQPGGQAPVSASALNAGTRTSLRDENGNATRADTTTPRALELDEIPGIVNDFRQAVANAREAGFDLVELHSAHGYLLHQFLSPSSNQRNDQYGGSVENRARLVLEVVDAVSKEWSADRIGIRVSPIGSFQNVDNGPNEEADALYLIEELAKRGIAYLHMSEPDWAGGEPYSDAFRQKVRDRFPGVIIGAGAYTPEKAEDLINKGLIDAVAFGRAYIANPDLVARLKHKAELNPQRPESFYGGGAEGYTDYPSL